Part of the Debaryomyces hansenii CBS767 chromosome C complete sequence genome is shown below.
CACGAACGAGCGACCGATTAGATATATTGCAAACGCTACGAgaacaatttatttatttttgacACTAGAGATTTTACAGCGACAGCGGGAAAGATACAACATACATACAAGGTCGAAACAAGAACCTAACCAACCCAGCTATTGAACTAGACGACTACACTTTATAGCGCTACAACTAAGAGAAGATATATCacaaataaacaaataaatgTCGTCACAAGTAGTGACGAACCTGGAAGAGACCACGAACCAGCACAAAGCTATCAACAACCCTAATGTGGTCAAGAGAATACATCGAGAGGTGAGATTTGGGCTGTATATTTTGGGCTCAACTTTGGGAGAAGGTGAGTTTGGGAAGGTAAAACTCGGCTGGCGTAAAGATGGGAAGCATCCGAGCCAGGTAGCTATTAAGTTGATCAAACGAGACACCATAATGAAGGATTCTGAGAGTGAGATTAAGATTCACCGTGAAATTAATTCGTTGAAGATGTTGAACCATCCCAATATCGTGAACCTCGTTGAGGTCATGAAGAGTGGGAAGTATATTGGTATAGTATTAGAATATGCGTCGGGCGGTGAGTTATTCGACTACATATTACAACACAAATACTTGAAGGAAAACGTCGCCAAAAAGCTCTTCGCCCAGTTGGTGAGTGGAGTCGATTACATGCATTCAAAGGGGTTGATTCACAGAGATTTGAAGTTGGAGAATTTGCTCTTGGACAAGCATAAGAACGTGATTATTTCGGATTTTGGTTTTGTCAACTCGTACAATAAGGACAAAAACGATTTGATGAAGACTTCGTGTGGGTCTCCATGTTATGCCGCCCCTGAATTGGTATTGACACAAGCTCCGTATGAAGGAAGAAAGGTCGATACCTGGTCATTAGGGGTTATCTTGTACGCCATGTTGGCAGGATATTTACCCTTTGATGATGATCCCGAGAACGAGGACGGTTCGGACATTGTAAGATTGTACCATTACATCTGCAAAACACCCTTGACATTCCCAGAATACATTTCTCCTTTAGCAAGAGACTTGCTCAGAAAGATAATTGTTCCCGATCCAAAGAAGAGAATAACTATtaagaatatcaaaaacCATCCGTGGTTGACTCCATATGTCAACTTGTTATCTGTGACCCAACCAGAATGGGACAAAGTACACAAGGATAACAAGACTGTTAATCCAAAGTCAGCGGCTACTGCTAATAATAGTTACACCAACCTTATACACTCCAATACTAATAAGAGGTTCTCGATGATCAATGAAAAGACTAACAGTTCTTCATTGATGATGCCAGCGGGCAGATCATATTCATCTACAAATGTAGTAAATCAGTTATACTCGAATCCTTCAGCTCCAACtacttcatcatcattagcTAATGCCGTGGCATTATCCAAACCAAAGGATCCTGCTTCCGACAGATCGAGAACTCCATCTCCAACTAAGCAATTACCTAACGGTAATAATTACAGTTCTACCAATTACCAACGAGGCCACGCTAAGTCCACTTCTATATCAAATCCTTATTCTTCTGCAAGTAATGCATTGAAAGCAATGGTCACTGAAAACGATAGCAAGAGGAATTCTTTGGTATCTTTGGATTCAACCACTTCGTCTATGATTTCGCTAACATCCTCCACTAAACCTGCTCAACATAACCATTTACCAAGTCCTCACTTACCGAGATCTACAACTTACACAGGATCTGCCATTTCTACAATTGCTGAGAGTCCATCCAAGCCAAGCCCAGCTACGCATCTAGCCGTGGATAATGAATCTAATGTAACACATCACAACACTGCATCTAGCAGTAACATTACTAATTTGAAACCTAATAGTTCATCAAGAGAATCAGCAAAGTTACCTCATGCTAATAAGAAACCAAGGCCAACATCTTATCATCCGTCATCAATGTCTGCATCATTAATGAGTAGTAACGGTTCATCTTTACAAGATTACATTAAAATTCCAACGCCTCTTTTACCAATACCCCAGTTATTGTCCACTTCCCCAACCAAGGCATCACCGAGTTCTGAAACCTCCAGCCCAGTATTCACTGACACTAACAACTCAAGTCCCACCATGAGGTCTAATGCATCTATAAATTCCAGAAGAAATTCTGTCGTTACTCATGTCCACGTTAATGGCGTTTTGACAAGCGAAAGTAATGCAAATcataatgaaaataaaagaaattcTGTTCTAAGTTATTTGGAAGATAAAATGGATGCATTAGAATTAACAGAGCTGCACAGTCCActgaaatcaaataaaccaGGTTTCACAGACAATGCATCGGATACAAATATCACCCctcaaataaatcaactGCCTATGTTTGACGGACAAACGGAATCACCAATCATTCATACTAGTAAGGCCGAGGAAAGCCAAGTGAAGGAT
Proteins encoded:
- a CDS encoding DEHA2C16742p (similar to CA2348|IPF12811 Candida albicans putative serine/threonine kinase) → MSSQVVTNSEETTNQHKAINNPNVVKRIHREVRFGSYILGSTLGEGEFGKVKLGWRKDGKHPSQVAIKLIKRDTIMKDSESEIKIHREINSLKMLNHPNIVNLVEVMKSGKYIGIVLEYASGGELFDYILQHKYLKENVAKKLFAQLVSGVDYMHSKGLIHRDLKLENLLLDKHKNVIISDFGFVNSYNKDKNDLMKTSCGSPCYAAPELVLTQAPYEGRKVDTWSLGVILYAMLAGYLPFDDDPENEDGSDIVRLYHYICKTPLTFPEYISPLARDLLRKIIVPDPKKRITIKNIKNHPWLTPYVNLLSVTQPEWDKVHKDNKTVNPKSAATANNSYTNLIHSNTNKRFSMINEKTNSSSLMMPAGRSYSSTNVVNQLYSNPSAPTTSSSLANAVALSKPKDPASDRSRTPSPTKQLPNGNNYSSTNYQRGHAKSTSISNPYSSASNALKAMVTENDSKRNSLVSLDSTTSSMISLTSSTKPAQHNHLPSPHLPRSTTYTGSAISTIAESPSKPSPATHLAVDNESNVTHHNTASSSNITNLKPNSSSRESAKLPHANKKPRPTSYHPSSMSASLMSSNGSSLQDYIKIPTPLLPIPQLLSTSPTKASPSSETSSPVFTDTNNSSPTMRSNASINSRRNSVVTHVHVNGVLTSESNANHNENKRNSVLSYLEDKMDALELTESHSPSKSNKPGFTDNASDTNITPQINQSPMFDGQTESPIIHTSKAEESQVKDQSEEGNKIETDEHPFVNVANQVDENKVVDLALEKESISEAPEEPNVSHSQDRTNQQENITSEFEEPKYTLEAQPAEPVSQTFKDEPVVSLDEQLIKRDHVNIIDEQEKENLDRKTTNTKKETSREINKSSAKEIKDNKKRNRFSLLSFYSNYNGSSSSNVVLQQAPTSNVSHSGKRILEPSLEQNVPTQPQDQKRNVSNSSGKSSTSKKSNNSGTAHISSNNGKEASAARKVMDFFKRRSVKIG